In Planktothrix serta PCC 8927, one genomic interval encodes:
- the lpdA gene encoding dihydrolipoyl dehydrogenase has protein sequence MDYDLVIIGAGVGGHGAAIHAVGCGLKTAIVEVAEMGGTCVNRGCIPSKALLAASGRVRELHNTHHLKNLGIQLGQVSFDRQQIANHADNIVTKIRGDMTNSLKRLGIDVIQGWGKISGANKVTIETSNGEKIITAKDIILAPGSVPFVPPGITIDHQTVFTSDDAIKLESLPQWIAIIGSGYIGLEFSDIYTALGCEVTMIEALDQLMPTFDPDIAKLAQRVLITPRDIETKVGKLALKVTPGSPVIIELADTKTKEVEEVLEVDACLVATGRIPVSKNLGLESVNVEPIRGGFIPTNDHLEVLSGGEPIPHLWAIGDVTGKMMLAHTASAQGIAVVETICGRSRQVDYRSIPAAAFTHPEISYVGLTEPAAKELGEKEGFEITSVKTYFKGNSKAIAEGETEGMAKVIYRKDTGELLGVHIFGLHASDLIQEAANAMYQRQSVHDLVFSVHTHPTLSEVLDEAYKRAVIGVGGH, from the coding sequence ATGGATTACGATTTAGTGATTATTGGTGCCGGAGTTGGAGGACATGGGGCTGCCATCCATGCCGTCGGTTGTGGCTTAAAAACCGCAATTGTTGAAGTAGCTGAAATGGGGGGAACCTGCGTTAACCGAGGGTGTATTCCCTCTAAAGCCTTATTAGCAGCTTCTGGACGAGTCCGAGAATTACATAACACCCATCACTTAAAAAACTTAGGCATTCAGTTAGGACAAGTCAGTTTTGATCGTCAACAAATTGCTAACCATGCCGATAATATTGTTACTAAAATTCGCGGTGACATGACCAATAGTTTAAAACGCTTAGGTATTGATGTTATTCAAGGTTGGGGGAAAATTTCAGGTGCTAATAAAGTTACCATTGAAACTAGCAATGGAGAAAAAATAATAACCGCTAAAGATATTATTTTAGCACCCGGTTCTGTTCCCTTTGTTCCCCCTGGAATTACGATTGATCATCAAACAGTTTTCACCAGTGATGATGCGATCAAATTAGAATCTCTACCCCAATGGATTGCTATTATTGGAAGTGGTTATATTGGCTTAGAATTTTCTGATATTTATACGGCTTTAGGCTGTGAAGTGACAATGATAGAAGCTTTGGATCAATTAATGCCCACTTTTGATCCTGATATTGCTAAATTAGCCCAACGGGTTTTAATTACGCCTCGTGATATTGAAACCAAAGTTGGGAAATTAGCGTTAAAAGTTACTCCCGGTTCTCCAGTTATTATTGAGTTAGCAGATACTAAAACCAAAGAAGTTGAAGAAGTCTTAGAAGTAGATGCCTGTTTAGTCGCCACAGGTCGTATTCCGGTCAGTAAAAATTTAGGCTTAGAATCTGTTAATGTTGAACCCATTCGGGGCGGTTTTATTCCCACAAATGATCACTTAGAAGTCTTATCCGGTGGCGAACCTATTCCCCATTTATGGGCAATTGGAGATGTTACAGGTAAAATGATGTTAGCCCATACTGCATCTGCCCAAGGAATTGCCGTTGTCGAAACGATTTGTGGGCGTTCTCGTCAAGTGGATTATCGCAGTATTCCAGCAGCAGCTTTTACCCATCCAGAAATTAGTTATGTCGGTTTAACTGAACCCGCCGCCAAAGAATTAGGAGAAAAAGAAGGGTTTGAAATTACATCAGTAAAAACCTATTTTAAAGGGAATTCTAAAGCTATTGCTGAAGGAGAAACCGAAGGAATGGCTAAAGTAATTTATCGCAAAGATACCGGAGAACTGTTAGGGGTTCACATCTTCGGACTTCATGCTTCTGATTTAATTCAAGAAGCCGCAAATGCCATGTATCAACGGCAATCTGTTCATGATTTAGTCTTCTCCGTTCATACCCATCCAACCCTTTCAGAAGTGTTAGATGAAGCCTATAAACGGGCTGTTATTGGGGTTGGGGGTCATTAA
- a CDS encoding FkbM family methyltransferase: MSIFVKHLKNQGYLDNIDLTLCIVGSRQVQEFIDTDYSQQGWEIFAPGLTIYGFDADPKACQERNQQLTQNKVNWTETHIPLAVWNTSGTQTLYCTKHPECSSLYPPNELVINRLEEYAERHKLISTTSVQTTTLDEFFQDKLTSIDFLQLDVQGGELNVLQGGSQLLDNQILMVLVEVSFIELYKNQPLFADVDIYLRNQGFTLLDFGNRWNGRRQGITLMSRQHPGQLVWTDGFYVRDLIRPDQNLGFKTPDNILKLACIADIFMFYDYALELLGYLTLNYGDNHQYNLTDVIINSIQEHPELKNLNIESIPFISKLLKKSHPS; this comes from the coding sequence ATGTCTATCTTTGTTAAACATTTAAAAAACCAGGGTTATTTAGATAATATTGATCTAACTTTATGTATTGTGGGTTCCCGTCAAGTTCAAGAATTTATTGATACTGATTATTCTCAGCAAGGGTGGGAAATTTTTGCCCCAGGTTTAACGATTTATGGCTTTGATGCTGACCCGAAAGCTTGTCAAGAACGCAATCAACAATTAACCCAAAACAAGGTTAACTGGACAGAAACCCATATTCCTCTAGCCGTTTGGAATACATCAGGAACTCAAACTTTATATTGCACCAAACACCCAGAATGTAGTTCCTTATATCCTCCCAATGAGTTAGTCATTAATCGTTTAGAAGAATATGCAGAACGCCATAAATTAATATCTACAACTTCTGTACAAACAACAACTTTAGATGAGTTTTTTCAAGATAAACTCACTTCTATTGATTTTCTTCAGTTGGATGTACAAGGAGGAGAATTAAACGTTTTACAAGGTGGTTCTCAACTCTTAGACAATCAAATTTTAATGGTATTAGTAGAAGTTTCATTTATAGAACTCTATAAAAATCAACCCTTATTTGCAGATGTTGATATTTATCTCAGAAATCAAGGTTTTACCCTCCTGGACTTTGGAAACCGATGGAATGGTCGCCGCCAGGGAATTACCTTGATGTCTCGTCAACACCCCGGACAATTAGTATGGACAGATGGGTTTTATGTTCGAGATTTAATTCGACCGGATCAAAATTTAGGCTTTAAAACTCCTGATAATATTCTAAAATTAGCTTGTATCGCTGATATTTTTATGTTTTATGATTATGCTTTAGAATTATTGGGATATTTAACTTTAAATTATGGAGATAACCATCAATATAATTTAACGGATGTAATCATTAACAGTATTCAAGAGCATCCAGAACTAAAAAATCTTAATATAGAATCGATTCCTTTTATTTCTAAATTACTGAAAAAGAGTCATCCCTCTTGA
- a CDS encoding Uma2 family endonuclease, with translation MSIIYNEPSLFLASEQEEFDDIIFPPNDLWSEEPPLESDLHRQQMDLLIRLLEWWWRNRQDFYVSGNLTIYFNQNQKKSQDFRGPDFFVVLNTERKPRRSWMIWEEGKYPNIIIELLSPSTAEIDKGLKKQLYQDTFRTFDYFWFDPETLELAGFHLVDGKYQPLEPNPQGWLWSQQLELFLGVNNSQLRFFTSDGQLLPTPEEVATEAETLLAKYREQFGELPES, from the coding sequence ATGTCTATTATTTATAACGAACCTTCCCTCTTTCTAGCATCAGAACAAGAGGAATTTGATGATATTATATTTCCACCTAACGATTTATGGAGTGAGGAACCTCCCTTGGAAAGTGATTTACATCGTCAACAAATGGATCTCCTAATTCGTCTTTTAGAGTGGTGGTGGCGAAACCGTCAAGATTTTTATGTTTCTGGAAATTTAACCATCTATTTTAACCAGAATCAAAAAAAATCGCAGGATTTTAGAGGGCCAGATTTCTTTGTGGTTTTGAACACAGAACGTAAACCTAGACGGAGTTGGATGATTTGGGAAGAAGGAAAATACCCTAATATTATTATTGAACTATTATCTCCATCCACCGCAGAAATTGATAAAGGTTTGAAGAAACAACTGTATCAAGATACATTCCGCACCTTTGATTATTTTTGGTTTGATCCCGAAACCTTAGAATTAGCAGGATTTCATTTAGTTGATGGCAAATATCAACCCCTTGAACCCAACCCCCAAGGATGGTTATGGAGTCAACAATTAGAATTATTTTTAGGAGTTAATAACTCTCAATTGCGTTTTTTTACCTCAGATGGTCAACTCCTCCCCACTCCCGAAGAAGTAGCAACAGAAGCCGAAACTTTATTAGCAAAATATCGAGAACAATTTGGGGAGTTACCCGAAAGTTAG
- a CDS encoding CRISPR-associated endonuclease Cas1 yields MRSRRPPGNPVNAILSFGYPLSHHTWGSVETWGQGPKITEYPSSLIV; encoded by the coding sequence GTGCGATCGCGTCGTCCCCCAGGAAATCCGGTCAATGCGATATTGAGCTTTGGTTATCCCCTTTCTCACCATACCTGGGGAAGTGTGGAAACTTGGGGTCAGGGGCCAAAGATTACGGAGTATCCCAGTTCACTGATTGTTTGA